One window from the genome of Cryomorphaceae bacterium encodes:
- a CDS encoding WYL domain-containing protein → MLFSTTMSSIHGTLRRYYLIIEKLKRKAYPSLRELRDFLHEQGFEIAERTLQRDIEQLRVEFDVSVIYDRSQKGYFIEAESMSIADRLLDFAAVPYFSGMLTETLKSGAENLRYLSFERGSEHRGMEHFTPLLDAVSRNTQVQIVHTAFHRDEPKEYTVLPFMLKEYQRRWYLVGYVPERNDFRSFGIDRIETVQRTNIPFSRNDYPDPAVFFNDVIGLTYSTADVAEVELSFHPFQGNYVKALPLHASQVEVADDDKEYRIRLRVRPNFELTQVILGYGDSVKVCKPASLAKEIKERLDSARKNYR, encoded by the coding sequence ATGCTATTTTCGACCACCATGTCATCCATCCACGGCACCTTACGGCGGTACTACCTGATCATCGAGAAACTAAAGCGCAAAGCGTACCCCTCCCTGCGTGAATTGCGCGACTTCCTTCACGAACAGGGCTTTGAAATTGCCGAGCGCACCCTACAACGCGACATTGAACAACTGCGGGTAGAATTTGATGTTTCGGTGATATACGACCGATCGCAAAAAGGCTATTTCATTGAAGCTGAATCCATGTCCATCGCCGATCGCCTGCTCGACTTTGCAGCGGTTCCGTATTTCTCTGGCATGTTGACCGAAACCCTGAAGTCGGGAGCGGAGAACCTGCGCTACCTTTCCTTTGAGCGGGGCAGCGAACACCGCGGAATGGAGCACTTCACCCCATTGCTCGATGCTGTGAGCCGGAATACACAGGTTCAAATTGTGCATACCGCCTTTCATCGGGACGAACCCAAAGAGTACACCGTGCTTCCCTTTATGCTGAAGGAATATCAAAGGCGGTGGTACCTGGTGGGCTACGTACCCGAACGCAACGACTTTCGCAGTTTTGGAATCGACCGGATTGAAACGGTGCAAAGGACGAATATTCCGTTCTCCAGGAATGATTACCCCGATCCCGCCGTCTTTTTCAATGACGTGATCGGCTTGACGTATTCCACCGCAGATGTTGCAGAAGTAGAATTGTCGTTTCATCCCTTCCAGGGAAATTACGTGAAAGCACTGCCTTTACACGCATCACAAGTGGAAGTTGCAGACGACGACAAGGAGTACCGTATCCGCCTCCGGGTGCGTCCCAATTTTGAACTGACCCAGGTTATTCTGGGTTACGGCGATTCGGTAAAGGTTTGTAAACCTGCGTCTCTGGCCAAAGAAATCAAAGAGCGGCTGGATTCGGCCCGAAAAAATTACCGGTAA